The DNA window GCGCCGGGCTTTCGCCACCGGCGTCCCGGCCACCGAGCCGCTGGCCCGGCGCGCCACCCTGGAGATCGCCCGCGCGACGGTGATCGGCTTCCTGCCGCGCTCCGTGCTGCTGGGTGTGCTGGTGATCATGGAGGTGCTGTTCGCCGCGGTCACCGCGAGCGCCGTCGGCGCCCTCCTCTGGGCCCTTCTCGCCGGCCTCACCGTGGCCCAGCTGATCGGCGGCGTCGCCCGCCTGCAGCGGTCGCACCGCTACCTGCAGGTCGCCGGCTGGTTGCCGGACGAGCGCTGAAGCAGCACAGGGCCGACAGAACAACACAGCACCGACAGAACAGCACAGCGCCGACAGCAACTGCGCCCCACCGGATTCCGGTGGGGCGCAGTCCATGTTCCGGGAGGTCACGTGTGGGCGGCGACCACGCGGCGAGCGCGCGATCAGTGGGGCGCGCGGCCGCGGCCTCAGCCGGACCGGGTGGTCGCGGCCCGGCCCGGATCAACCGGCAGGAAGGTCGGCTCGGCGGCGGACCGGCGACGGCGGGCGAACGCGGTGACCGCCACCCCGACGAGCACCACGACACCGCCGATCAGCTCGACGACCTCCGGCACCTCGTCCTGCACCAGCCAGGCGGTGAGCATGCCGACCGCGGGCACCAGCAGGGTGAACGGCACGACCGACGCCGCCGGGTACCGGGCCAGCAGACTGTTCCAGATCCCGTACCCGACCAGGCTCGCCAGGTAGGCGGTGTACGCGGTGGACAGCAGCGCCCCGACGCCGAGGTTGCCCAGTGCGTGCCACACGGTCGACGGCCCGTCGACGACCAAGGACAGCGCGAACATCGGTACCGGCACGACCGTGGCGGTCCAGACGGTGAAGGCGAGACCGGAGGTGACGCCGGCCTTGCGGGTGACGATGTTGCCGGAGGCCCAGGCGACCGCGGCGGCCAGGGTGAGCATCAGCGCGAGCAGCGGTGTCCCGGCCGAGCGCCCGACACCGACCAGCACCAGACCGATCCCGCCGACCGTGATACCGATGAACTGCCGGACCGTCGGGCGCTCGCGCAGGGCCAGCGCGGCGAACAGGACGGTGAACATCACCTGGGCCTGCAGCACCAGCGACGCGATGCCGGCCGGCATGCCGAGCTTCAGTGCGGTGTACAGCAGACCGAACTGGCCGACACAGGTGAGCAGGCCGGCGGCCGCGATGATCCGGAACGGCACCTGCGGACGGCGGACGAGGAAGACGGCGGGGATCAGCACCACGACGAAGCGGATGGCGACGAACAGCAGCGGCGGGATGCCGTCCAGACCCTCGTCGATGACGACGAAGTTGGCGCCCCAGATGAGGGCGACCAGGACGGCGAGCAGGGTGTCACGCAGTTTCACCGGGTCATCTTCCACGGCCGGCATCATCAACGTCCAGCGAATGATCCTGTACGCCACTCGGTAGCATCGCTGCATGATCGACCTGGTGGCACTGCGCGCATTGATGGCGGTGGGCCGCGCCGGATCCGTGGCGGCGGCCGGCGAGAGCCTGGGCTACACCGCGTCCGCGATCTCCCAGCAGGTCAAGCGGCTGGAGCGGGAGACCGGCGTGCTGATGCTGGAGCGGGTCGGCCGCGGGGTGGTGCTCACCGAGCAGGGCCGGCTGCTGGTGGAGGACGGCCGGCGGCTGTTCGGACAACTGGAGGCGATCCGCTCCCGACTGGAGACCGCCGCCCCCACCGGCGGTCTCCGGCTCGTCGCCTTCGCCACCGCCGTCCGCGGCCTGGTCGCGCCGATGGCCGCAGCCCTGATCACCGAACTGCCCGGCCTCACCCTCACCGTGCTCGAGCAGGACC is part of the Nakamurella alba genome and encodes:
- a CDS encoding EamA family transporter; protein product: MKLRDTLLAVLVALIWGANFVVIDEGLDGIPPLLFVAIRFVVVLIPAVFLVRRPQVPFRIIAAAGLLTCVGQFGLLYTALKLGMPAGIASLVLQAQVMFTVLFAALALRERPTVRQFIGITVGGIGLVLVGVGRSAGTPLLALMLTLAAAVAWASGNIVTRKAGVTSGLAFTVWTATVVPVPMFALSLVVDGPSTVWHALGNLGVGALLSTAYTAYLASLVGYGIWNSLLARYPAASVVPFTLLVPAVGMLTAWLVQDEVPEVVELIGGVVVLVGVAVTAFARRRRSAAEPTFLPVDPGRAATTRSG